The Vitis vinifera cultivar Pinot Noir 40024 chromosome 7, ASM3070453v1 genomic interval AATGGCTATGGCATCATCTCCTTCTACTTCTTGTTGCTTTACTGCTACTTTCTTTGAAACCATTCTTTTGATTCTACAGATAACGTAGTCGTTGCCCTGCATGAAACGAAAATGGGTCAAAGGGAAgattgttttggaaaaaaaatttctctaaaaGGAAATTATCTAACAAATTTCCgagtttggaaaacaaaaaaactatttttaaaagaagttcCAAACAAACTCATTAATTCTTTATTGATACAGAACTTACTTGATTGTAGCAGTCATAAACACCATCAAGCCTATACTCATGCATGACCCAACCATGCTTCACTCTGGGCTTTTCCTTCTCCACCAACGAGAAACATCTCTTGGAACCAATATGTACTTGCTCTCCCATGCAAATCTTCTTGTCTGATTGTGCCTTCCAAGTGTTGCACCATGCAGTAGCTCTACTGGACCACGACATCTTCCGGGTCGTCTTCTTCAACTTGGTGAAGAAGTAAAGACAATTGCGTTGGGTTCCTTCGACTCGTTTCCTCCACAATTCTTCATCTCCATAAAGATCACATTCAATCACTTCTCTCACGAAAGGAGTTTTCCCAGTCACCTTATTCAGGAGATAGTGTACCATCTCTTCGTCTGTAGGGTTGAATACCAACTCTGACTCCCCCTCACCCACATGATCCATTGCTCTGCGCTCAGGTTTTGTATTTGCTTAATTTCTTCTTCTCTGCCATGACCATGAGTTGTATTTATGGAAGAGGGTTTACGAAATTGTATATGATAAGGAGACATAATCCGAGTAGGACTCAGATTTGCAAcattaattgttattatttatttataattatatataaaaaaattattaaaactattaaaatttttatttatttttaaattatttaatttttatatctatgaGTTAAAATAAACTAAGTGAGTTTAAAGTaattaataaaagtaatttattaatttttatttttaaaaaaccaaacataacttcaattataaaaaatttgataccGTAAGTCTTTCATTTTAGATTTTGAGGATAATGCAGTTTTAACCTCagatgaaattaaaaacatttggcttgtttttctttctcacaAAGAATGTAATCATatctaaatattatattatccaCCATTGATGTTAATATCCTCTCATCCCTCTTACTCTTTGTACACCAATTATAGTGacatcattttatttatcaataattatattatatataagatCAACCACACGATAAATAAATCCCTTATTTTTCTTAAGtggtgtttttttattatttaattctaaatagaactttaatgtttaatagaattaaatatcagattgtttgtttttgtaatattttatttttattgagtattaaaaggtaaaaaaaaattagtatgttatattttttatttagaaaatatcaaatattttgattttttttatttagcaaaaagtttataataagtcatgaaaaaataaaaaaacaaacgatCTAAAGTCTGAAAGTAAATTACTTTAAggaaaaagctaaaaaaacaaacatcctcTAATCTCTTCTTTTCCCTTccatttttaaagttgattaaCCCTTATTTTGTAAAAGGTTTAACCAAATAAGAATTcaatacaaaattcaaaaaaatctttctaaaaaatcTACAAAAACATAGATGATAAAACTCATTGAATATTGTGACTTAAGtctcttataaaatataaaccAAGGGCACATAAAAATCATAGATGataaaatccattaaaaatcattcaacATTGAGacttaaaatcttttataaaatatatacgaAAAATTCATGAAGGCCAAAAACTCTTTATATTTGAGATTTAAGCCTCAACAGCCTTGAGGCTCTTGCCTCAAAGTTATAAGCCTCAACAGGGTGAGACTTAAACCTCAATTACCCTAGTTGAAGTTATAGCATTAAGACAATTTGTAGAGCCTCGTCTTGGAGCAAGTCCCTGGGTCTAAACCTCAATGGCCTTTTAAAGCATGGGATACAAGAAAGTTGCATGTAAGTGCCTTCCTTTGCTACCATATGAGGTTGGTGCCCCTGCCCCATCCCAGGCAGCTCAACTGACAAGCCCTGAGCTCCCGCTCACTCTGGAGCGGGATAAGTGTCGTAAGTACATGATACAGTGTTCTTTCTGGAAGGCTTAGGCATGGCTTTCCTCAACGAAAAAGGTAAGAAGGGATACCACATGAAATAGACGATCTTAGAAGGGGTATAATGAAATTCTTTGATTGGTTCTTCCCATAGGCATAAGAATGATCCATTTTATTTGACTGATAGGtccaacaaataataaaaaatataaaaaaatttaaataataaataaagtgtttttatttgaaacacCTTGTGATCTTCAACTAATTATGTGCTTTAATATAATTACCAAAAGTAAGTGCTATAACTTATTTCCAATACTCCGTAGTTTGATCGAACCAAACTTCCATAATTTCATAATCTCCTTGGCGAATGGCTTGTTCTCCCCAATCGGAATAGGCAGGTCAATTCCTTCCCTTAGAACTGTACTTGAGAGTTTCCTACCTCACACGGCTCATCAGTCATTTATTTTGATGTCCCATTTTAATCTACCATATCCGAATAAGATTGTTCATAAGAATAGCTGCACTTTTAGTATCTTAACAAGGTTTTGGGGCATTGGGGTTTTTGCAGTCGAGCCACTGCCCCCACCCCCGTGGATGACCGGCTTTCTTATTAAAAGCAGTCTATCAATTAAACGAATTTGGGTGGTGAAGCATAGGACCAGTCACAACATACCCCACAAGAAGCCTTGTAATAGCTCCTTGATTTGGAGAAGATGATAGCAGCTACAAGATTTCAGAAAAGTTGTCTTGCAGCCATTCCTGAAAATCCACatctcaaaatgaaataagaataaaacaaaaaaccttaTTTCTAGTGAgataattagttaaaaaatgtgCACTCGAGGGATTACTTTGGAGAATGTAACACAAGGacatattcttaaaatattttcgaATTAATGACTCCATCATAGTGAATGAATTCACAAAAACGAAATGGGATGGTTCTGTTTCTGGATATAACAAAGCCATATTTATATACACAACAAATATGcaaactcaaaaatattttttctcaaaaaaagaaaaaggagaaaaagaacaaaaagccAGCCAATGGAAAATTAGAGAGAATGCATTCAACAGCCTTAAGAGGCGTGGAGTAATTCAGACTTCAGAGAGAACGAATTTCTTAAGACATCATCCAAAAGATAGGTTttgattaaacaaaaaataccAATAACGCTCAGCACAGAAATCATCACAGATTGCATCACACAACTCAAATCAGTTTTGAAACGGAATTGGAGCTTTGCATGACATTATATCACACCAAATGTGATCTGTAAACGAACCACACCCCAATTAATAGGATTTGAATTTAGTCACTAGTGGGGTTGAGCACTCAAAAATATGCTATGAAAATCATGAAATGGAAAATAGTAATGAATAgtattattatagaaaatactcAAAGAGGCAAAACAACTATTGAAAAAATGCTCAGAGAAATGGTATGCATGTAAATGGAAGAGTCCACTAGGTCTTCTAATTGCCTGATCTGTCAATGATTGTTTAGATCAGGAATTGACCACTTCAGAGCACATGCTAACCTTCTCATCCTGCAAATACAtcaaaaagaaagcaaacaagGAGTTTAGTTGTAACCcaaatgaatgtgaatataAGGCTACCAAGGGAAGGGAATTATGTTCACATTCAACTTCTTTTCTCATGCACGTTAAACCATTACAATGGCCAAGGCCAATAATATAAACATTGTTCATTGAACAAAATGTCCACCGTCATTGAACAAAAAGCAAACATAACAGAAAAAGAGAAGCATTTTAACAAACCTTCACTCACACTTTGACAGAAGTCGTATTGATAAAATACCACTAAAGAAGTGTTGCCTTCAATCCCTGAAATCATTTCAATGTTGAAGAACCCAATCACAAGTATCCTATCCTTTTCAAATCCACTTCAAGGACCAAAATGTTGGTGTATTTGgtatataaaacaaaaaggtGTAGAATTATAATGTTCCAAATGTCTGAAGGAGCTGAAATGCCATGTCTTTTATGAGTTCCACAGATGTTAAGTACATGACTCAGCATACAAATGAGCACtgcccctctctctctctctcttggaaACACATACACAACCTTCCCATAAAATTCAGAGATTATTCATGGAATAAATTCTGATTTCACTTACATGAGAAAGATGACAGCACGAACAACAGCAGAAGCAATTACAAGGGAAAAGGGCAACCCACTAAACTGTATATAAGATCTTACATTACACTAACATCATAatggaagaacaaaaaaatgtgaAGAGGTGATCATGTTTGTAATTGCAACTACAAACCATGCTTCCCATTTTTAAAGGATGATACATGAGCACGAATTCTGCTTTGGCATCTCGTCCTGGTTCTTGTCTGCAGTGCACCCAAAATGGGAGggaaccaaagaaaaaaaaagatggtaAAATGTTAGGTTCTGTGATAGTAGCTATTGGAACAGAGTACTGGTacattataaaagaaattaagattATTATGAAATGATTCTAAAAGGATTTTGAGCATCATGACAATCCTAAATTGCTGTGAAGAACACAATTGAATTGTTATCTGTTTTAAGTATGCTATCCTGGGCAAATATCATCCATCCATCTATCTAGATATCTATAAAAATATAACTGATCTACTGAATTTCTGGACAAAATTATCCAATCACAAGCTAGAACATGTTCCTCTCCCTTCCTTTCCACTCTCTAGCCTAGGTAATTTAAATGGTAACTCACGTCAGGAAGATGGTATCTGTTTCAAGGgcataagaaaattttggctTTAAGAAAGAACAAATGTAAAAACCAACTTAAGAAGTTTCTTAACTAATTATTGATATAGACATTACAAAAGGGGAATGAACCATGGGAATTCACTAATTTATTCGATAAGATTAAGAATTCTTATGTTGGTTTCAATAACAGCAGGTGAAAATGCTTACAAGCGCTGATGAAGTtgtaccaaaaaaagaaagaaagagaataataGAGGTACTGATTATGTGTCCATTTCAGTAATATAGGTGCCTAAGGCAACCACTATCATGAATTTAATCCCCCGGCATcatttctcttcttcttatCCATTGTTTTTAGTTATCAATATAAATCTGAGATTACAGCATGCATCAACTGAAATattctctctttcatttttttttttctgaaacaaaaattatatgagCAAAGTTCCTCAACACTGAAGGGATGGCATGAACTCCACAGCAATGTCCAAATTCACAGATATAAACGATGAAAAATTTGACTAACCTGTCTTCTTTTTAGCTACAGGAGGCTGCACTACCACATGCATTGTAATGACACCACTAGGAAGATCGCCAAAGGTTATTCTAGATTCAGCAAGTGTTTTGCTATTCTCCAAAACTTTTCCAGCGTGTATGAGCTTCATATCATTAACCGACTTAGGTATGACTGTTTTGTCTGTACATACAAAGCCTCTATTAGAAATTCAGATAAAGTAGAGCAAAAAATTCAAGTTTGATGTAAGATGTCCTAAAGCCAATAACATCTGAGGCCTAATGACAAAACTATAAACCAGACCAAGATAAAGCCATATCTATAATTA includes:
- the LOC104879786 gene encoding NAC domain-containing protein 100-like; this translates as MDHVGEGESELVFNPTDEEMVHYLLNKVTGKTPFVREVIECDLYGDEELWRKRVEGTQRNCLYFFTKLKKTTRKMSWSSRATAWCNTWKAQSDKKICMGEQVHIGSKRCFSLVEKEKPRVKHGWVMHEYRLDGVYDCYNQGNDYVICRIKRMVSKKVAVKQQEVEGDDAIAIQTNCNEILDPKVTVPKEQETEPPGSSTPQREDDFFGQQEETPPRGVDFAEGGGGNWIQAFAQDLLAYSQNCVEEKDEGVDMLPNHFYEDKWIRGWERSSTDHKPNC
- the LOC100242612 gene encoding membrane-anchored ubiquitin-fold protein 3; translation: MAEGEEHIELKFRIYDGTDIGHRTYASSTTVATLKQRLVAEWPPDKTVIPKSVNDMKLIHAGKVLENSKTLAESRITFGDLPSGVITMHVVVQPPVAKKKTDKNQDEMPKQNSCSCIIL